The Peribacillus simplex genome contains a region encoding:
- a CDS encoding glutathione ABC transporter substrate-binding protein, with translation MGLKRGTGKLFLVMIMAIIITGCSSNNDVNTTASDPNRASNEGGTLVIARLSDAENLDQQFMSTINAASVTHHKVYEGLVQRDENSEIQPMLAEKWKQINDTTWEFKLREGVKFHDGTPFNADAVKRTFDRLLDPKVASPRAVVFEMVKEVKPVDEFTVQFILKEPFSPLLSILANHEGGIISPKTIEKYGKKIIQEPNGTGPFVFDSWSPGQEITLTKNDSYWGDEPKVDKVIFKVVPEDSTRISMIETGEAHIAEPLPVAVMDQVESSPAMDVYRSEGYGTEYLGFNVNKEPFNDVRVRKAIAHAIEMDSIIKGVFNNVGVKANSLMGSKVFGYNEELEAYDYNLKEAKKLMAEAGYSEGLDATILTMDSKERVNLAEVLQSQLKGIGINLKVQVMEYGSFVEQVNKGQSEMFIISWRNATGDADYNQYNLFHTESQGAAGNTFFYSNQKVDRLIDAARKEKEEGKRKELYAEAQEIEMGDTPYIPVRVIENVAAVAKEVKGFSISPSGYLEINEVTIK, from the coding sequence ATGGGGTTAAAACGTGGGACAGGTAAGCTTTTTCTAGTCATGATCATGGCTATCATCATTACGGGCTGTTCTTCTAACAATGACGTAAACACAACGGCAAGTGATCCAAACCGGGCATCAAACGAAGGGGGGACATTGGTCATTGCCCGCTTATCCGACGCTGAGAATCTGGATCAGCAGTTCATGTCCACGATTAACGCCGCTAGCGTCACTCACCATAAAGTCTATGAAGGTCTTGTTCAACGGGATGAGAATAGTGAGATACAGCCTATGCTAGCAGAAAAATGGAAGCAAATAAATGACACGACCTGGGAATTCAAGCTTAGGGAAGGTGTAAAGTTTCATGATGGCACGCCATTTAATGCAGACGCAGTAAAAAGGACGTTTGATCGACTTTTAGATCCGAAGGTCGCTTCTCCGAGGGCGGTCGTGTTCGAAATGGTAAAAGAGGTGAAACCGGTTGATGAATTTACCGTGCAATTCATTTTGAAGGAACCTTTTTCCCCTCTCCTTTCCATATTGGCGAATCACGAAGGCGGAATCATCAGTCCGAAAACGATTGAAAAGTATGGCAAAAAGATCATCCAGGAACCGAATGGAACCGGTCCTTTCGTTTTTGATTCATGGTCCCCGGGCCAGGAAATCACATTGACGAAAAACGACAGCTATTGGGGAGACGAGCCAAAAGTGGACAAGGTCATCTTCAAGGTCGTCCCGGAAGACTCCACGAGGATATCGATGATTGAAACCGGTGAAGCGCATATTGCTGAGCCTCTTCCTGTAGCGGTCATGGACCAGGTTGAATCTTCACCGGCAATGGATGTTTACCGCAGTGAAGGGTATGGTACCGAATATTTAGGGTTCAATGTCAATAAAGAACCGTTCAATGATGTAAGGGTCCGTAAAGCCATCGCCCATGCCATTGAAATGGACTCGATCATCAAGGGTGTCTTTAATAATGTGGGAGTGAAGGCGAACTCCTTGATGGGCTCTAAAGTATTCGGTTACAACGAAGAACTCGAAGCCTATGATTACAACCTGAAGGAAGCGAAGAAACTGATGGCCGAAGCCGGATATTCTGAAGGCTTGGATGCAACCATCCTGACAATGGACAGTAAAGAAAGAGTCAACTTGGCCGAGGTCCTGCAATCCCAACTAAAAGGTATCGGGATTAATTTGAAGGTACAGGTGATGGAGTACGGTTCGTTCGTGGAACAAGTGAATAAAGGGCAATCGGAAATGTTCATCATCAGTTGGAGAAACGCGACAGGGGATGCCGATTATAATCAATATAATCTATTTCATACGGAATCACAGGGAGCGGCAGGAAATACATTCTTTTACAGCAATCAGAAGGTTGATCGTTTAATAGATGCCGCCAGGAAGGAAAAAGAAGAAGGCAAACGCAAAGAACTATACGCAGAGGCACAGGAAATCGAGATGGGTGACACCCCGTATATTCCTGTAAGGGTCATAGAAAATGTTGCTGCAGTCGCTAAAGAAGTAAAAGGATTTTCAATCAGCCCTTCAGGCTACCTGGAAATAAATGAAGTCACGATAAAGTGA
- a CDS encoding chlorohydrolase family protein, with protein sequence MKTKLKGRYVIGYDGCDHVILENAEIVYEKDTILYVGKNYPGEVDEVMDAGNAIISPGFIDLNALGDIDHDILHFEADADRQKNLLWSENHIKSGHPELMTEEEEAFKSLYACSQLILHGVTTAMPITSVFYKSWAETYDELAAAAEHAAGLGLRIYLGPSFQTGMRVVQPNGNIKLHWDEKAGEAGLRKAVEFVEKFDGAYEGMVRGMLAPERIESQTANQLKQIKYYSEKLDVPIKLHAAQGRFEFNTVWNAHQVTPIRYLYDLGFLGPRTGIPHAHFVSGYSKAKYGQGDDLALLAETNTTVIHCPLIIGRHGEALESFAKYKRAGINIALGTDTFPPDMFQNVRTGSMLSRMVEGETEGSVYADFFRSATLDAAAFLGRNDLGRIAAGAKADIIAIDLDGFHMGVIDDPIRTMFVSGSGRDVKLSIINGKVVMKDQIIPNLDLTDIKYKGQQYFKKMRRGYMERDYQELPEKELFKPSFKVVESISGTEAIHDNK encoded by the coding sequence ATGAAAACCAAGCTTAAAGGAAGATATGTAATTGGGTATGATGGATGCGATCATGTCATTTTGGAAAACGCGGAAATCGTTTATGAAAAAGACACGATTCTGTATGTCGGAAAAAATTATCCAGGGGAAGTGGACGAGGTAATGGATGCCGGTAACGCCATTATCAGTCCCGGGTTCATAGACTTAAATGCATTAGGGGACATTGACCATGATATTTTACATTTTGAAGCGGATGCCGACAGACAGAAAAACCTTCTCTGGTCAGAGAATCATATAAAAAGCGGACATCCTGAATTAATGACCGAGGAAGAAGAAGCGTTTAAATCACTATATGCTTGTTCACAACTCATCCTTCATGGCGTGACGACGGCGATGCCCATTACTTCCGTTTTTTATAAAAGCTGGGCTGAAACCTATGATGAATTGGCAGCTGCGGCAGAACATGCAGCTGGCTTGGGGTTAAGGATATACCTTGGCCCGAGTTTCCAAACAGGAATGAGGGTCGTCCAGCCTAACGGGAATATTAAACTGCATTGGGATGAAAAAGCCGGGGAAGCGGGATTACGGAAAGCGGTCGAGTTTGTGGAAAAATTCGATGGTGCTTATGAAGGCATGGTCAGAGGGATGCTTGCCCCAGAACGTATAGAGTCCCAAACGGCAAATCAATTAAAACAGATTAAATATTACAGCGAAAAATTGGACGTACCCATAAAGCTGCATGCTGCACAAGGACGTTTTGAATTCAACACCGTCTGGAATGCCCATCAAGTTACACCGATCAGATATTTATACGACCTTGGATTTCTCGGTCCAAGAACAGGGATCCCGCATGCCCACTTTGTTTCAGGATATAGTAAAGCGAAATATGGACAGGGTGATGACTTGGCATTGCTTGCTGAAACGAACACAACGGTGATTCATTGCCCTCTGATCATCGGGAGGCATGGGGAGGCACTGGAATCTTTTGCTAAATATAAACGTGCTGGGATCAATATAGCCCTTGGAACGGACACATTCCCTCCGGATATGTTCCAGAACGTCAGGACGGGCAGCATGCTCTCACGGATGGTGGAAGGAGAAACGGAAGGCTCTGTCTATGCCGATTTCTTTCGGTCAGCCACACTTGATGCGGCCGCTTTTCTTGGCAGGAACGATTTAGGGCGCATCGCAGCGGGGGCCAAGGCGGATATCATCGCGATTGACTTGGACGGTTTTCATATGGGGGTGATCGATGATCCCATTCGGACCATGTTCGTAAGCGGGTCGGGGAGGGACGTTAAATTATCGATCATAAATGGAAAGGTAGTCATGAAGGATCAAATAATCCCCAATCTGGATCTAACGGATATCAAATATAAGGGCCAACAATATTTTAAGAAGATGAGAAGAGGATATATGGAAAGGGATTATCAGGAGCTTCCCGAGAAAGAATTGTTTAAGCCATCATTCAAGGTCGTGGAATCGATAAGCGGGACCGAAGCGATTCATGACAACAAGTAA